One region of Eupeodes corollae chromosome 1, idEupCoro1.1, whole genome shotgun sequence genomic DNA includes:
- the LOC129941668 gene encoding mitochondrial import inner membrane translocase subunit TIM44 — protein sequence MNKMFALSRGTFPFLSTRCYLQGLQRQNWYSSRRTGFFSKFIDNIKTEMEKNKEMKENIKKFREEAQKLEQSDALQSARQKFNAVESEAHKSSNILKEHLGSIKEKVSDVIGEAGKTDIAKKASQFGEELSKSAKGVTDTISEKGEKLGKSGAFQTISDTTKMIKQEIETQSIQGRVYRSPEKLRKRVEVATTADDRIFEANMDATGVELHKDSKFYQSWEDFKNNNTYVNKVLDWKMKYDESENPMIRASRLLTDKVSDVMGNLFSKTELSETLTELCKIDPNFDQKQFLRDCETDIIPNILEAMVHGNLEILKDWCFESTYNIIATPINQAMTAGLYLDSKILDIENIDLVMGKVMEQGPVLIITFQSQQIMCVRDRLHKKVVEGDPEKVMRVNYVWVLCRDPNEMNPKAAWRLLELSANSQEQFV from the exons ATG AACAAGATGTTTGCACTTTCTCGAGGCACGTTTCCTTTCTTATCAACACGATGCTATCTGCAGGGGCTGCAGCGACAg AACTGGTACTCGTCTCGCAGGACCGGATTTTTTTCGAAGTTCATTGATAACATTAAAACTGAGATGgaaaaaaacaaggaaatgaaagaaaacatcaaaaagTTCCGTGAAGAAGCACAGAAACTCGAGCAATCCGATGCACTACAATCGGCTCGACAAAAATTCAATGCCGTCGAATCAGAAGCACACAAAAGTTCAAACATCCTTAAGGAACACCTTGGGAGCATTAAGGAGAAAGTAAGCGATGTGATTGGTGAAGCTGGAAAAACAGACATCGCCAAAAAAGCCAGTCAATTTGGAGAAGAGCTTTCGAAGTCCGCCAAAGGTGTCACGGATACAATATCGGAAAAAGGAGAAAAACTGGGCAAGTCGGGTGCATTCCAAACAATATCTGACACAACGAAAATGATCAAAcaagaaatagaaacacaaaGTATACAAGGACGTGTCTACAGAAGTCCGGAGAAGCTAAGAAAGCGTGTTGAAGTTGCCACAACGGCAGATGATCGCATTTTTGAAGCGAATATGGACGCAACAGGCGTTGAATTACACAAAGATTCTAAGTTCTACCAATCGTGggaagatttcaaaaataataatacctaTGTCAATAAGGTTCTCGATTGGAAAATGAAGTACGACGAGTCAGAAAATCCTATGATTCGTGCTTCCCGTCTTCTGACCGATAAAGTTTCGGATGTTATGGgcaatttgttttccaaaacagAACTCTCCGAAACCCTCACTGAACTCTGCAAAATTGATCccaattttgatcaaaaacaatttttacgcGACTGTGAAACCGACATTATCCCCAATATCCTCGAGGCGATGGTGCACGGCAATTTAGAAATTCTCAAAGACTGGTGTTTCGAAAGCACCTATAATATTATAGCCACACCAATAAATCAAGCAATGACAGCTGGACTATACTTGGATTCAAAAATTCTTGACATTGAAAACATTGATTTGGTTATGGGTAAAGTCATGGAACAGGGACCAGTCCTTATTATTACCTTCCAGTCTCAACAAATAATGTGCGTGCGGGACAGACTGCACAAAAAAGTTGTTGAAGGCGATCCAGAAAAAGTGATGCGTGTCAATTATGTTTGGGTTTTATGTCGAGATCCAAATGAAATGAATCCAAAAGCTGCATGGCGATTATTAGAACTCTCAGCGAATAGTCAAGAACAATTTGTGTAG